One window of the Ananas comosus cultivar F153 linkage group 21, ASM154086v1, whole genome shotgun sequence genome contains the following:
- the LOC109726115 gene encoding uncharacterized protein LOC109726115: protein MFSSSRPTSRPWPTLPSPSRPPFKTHHPFILLLPKLSTSPSDPSPSSPSSSSSAAAAAGSVRRLVLTPEGRTKLNTLPDREFYSFPRFVTHVDDGFIAALTELYRERLRPGAHVLDLMSSWVSHLPPEVQCRYGRVVGHGLNAQELARNPRLDHFFVKDLNRDHHLQLHAQSFDAVLCAVSVQYLQSPEKVFAEVFRVLKPGGVFIVSFSNRLFYEKAISAWRDATDYSRVRLVMQYFQSVEGFTQPEVVKKLPVKADDDQTPLHGIMRLLGFSRSDPFYAVISYRNFKSTNEMQ, encoded by the exons ATGTTCTCTTCCTCTCGCCCAACCTCAAGACCATGGCCAACTCTCCCCTCTCCCTCCCGTCCTCCCTTCAAAACCCATCACCccttcatcctcctcctcccgaAGCTCTCCACCTCGCCCTCGGAcccttctccttcctccccctcctcctcctcctccgccgcagccgccgctggCAGCGTCCGCCGCCTCGTCCTCACCCCGGAAGGCCGGACTAAGCTGAACACCCTCCCGGACCGAGAATTCTACTCCTTCCCGCGCTTCGTGACCCACGTCGACGACGGCTTCATCGCGGCGCTGACCGAGCTCTACCGCGAGAGGCTGCGGCCCGGGGCCCACGTGCTGGACCTGATGAGCTCGTGGGTGAGCCACCTGCCGCCGGAGGTGCAGTGCCGGTACGGGAGGGTGGTCGGGCACGGGCTCAACGCGCAGGAGCTGGCGCGCAACCCCCGCCTCGACCACTTCTTCGTCAAGGATCTCAACCGGGATCACCACCTTCAGCTCCACGCTCAAAGCTTTGATGCCGTGCTGTGCGCTGTCAGCGTGCAGTATCTTCAGTCGCCGGAGAAG GTGTTTGCTGAGGTGTTTCGAGTGCTCAAGCCTGGGGGTGTCTTCATTGTAAGCTTCAGCAATCGGCTGTTTTATGAGAAGGCCATAAGTGCTTGGCGAGATGCAACCGACTACAGCAGAGTTCGGTTGGTAATGCAATATTTCCAGTCCGTGGAGGGATTCACTCAGCCTGAAGTTGTGAAGAAGTTGCCCGTGAAAGCTGATGATGATCAAACGCCTTTGCATGGGATCATGAGGTTGCTTGGATTCTCAAGATCAGATCCATTCTATGCAGTCATTTCTTATAGAAACTTCAAATCGACGAACGAAATGCAATAG